Proteins encoded by one window of Methanothermobacter sp. K4:
- a CDS encoding winged helix-turn-helix domain-containing protein produces MLEGYSEVKKDLRFIFGSEVRLRVLLALMNGPMELSEMRSVIRSSSSTILHAIYQLEERRMVSRTNRRYELSATGRIISLKVQGIIGSLLALGNLSEFFLDHDLSSIPDHLLSSIEALAGATLLESKPENLTEPYEVVAKNALNSERVWVLSGVYHPFYGDLLRSGVDAEIILSEDLIASIESDLPQNVGIHAIPAKLNFSLIITEGSMALSLFLSDGLYDPSRFLFSRDDEAIEWAWSLFRHFTDDGVG; encoded by the coding sequence TTGCTGGAAGGCTACAGTGAAGTCAAAAAGGATCTCAGGTTCATTTTTGGCTCTGAAGTGAGACTTAGAGTCCTCCTTGCTCTCATGAATGGACCCATGGAGTTGTCTGAGATGAGGTCAGTTATAAGATCAAGCTCATCAACCATTCTACATGCCATATACCAGCTGGAAGAGAGGCGGATGGTATCAAGGACCAATCGACGGTATGAACTTTCAGCAACAGGGAGGATAATATCCCTCAAGGTGCAGGGGATCATAGGGTCACTTCTTGCTCTTGGAAATCTATCAGAATTCTTCCTTGACCATGACCTGTCATCAATACCCGATCACCTACTATCCAGCATAGAAGCCCTTGCAGGGGCCACTCTTCTTGAATCAAAACCTGAGAACCTCACAGAACCATATGAGGTGGTGGCAAAGAACGCCCTGAATTCAGAGAGGGTCTGGGTCCTATCAGGGGTATATCACCCCTTCTATGGGGACCTTCTGAGGTCAGGGGTGGATGCTGAGATAATACTTTCAGAGGATCTTATAGCCTCTATTGAAAGTGATTTGCCTCAAAATGTCGGTATTCACGCCATCCCTGCAAAACTTAACTTCAGCCTGATAATAACGGAGGGTTCAATGGCCCTATCTCTTTTCCTATCAGATGGCCTCTATGATCCATCACGGTTCCTTTTTTCAAGGGATGATGAGGCAATTGAATGGGCATGGAGCCTCTTCAGACACTTTACAGATGATGGAGTTGGATAG
- a CDS encoding exodeoxyribonuclease VII large subunit gives MGFILDDRALLIISVFLGISGFIGMIISSASLTPPIVRVSDMDRSMMDREITVEGTVESVHELKSGTLLLKINDGTGTVTAVAFKSVSEGMEISPGILRGMRIQVTGRVKEYRGSLEMVVEKPSAIRPKSFGS, from the coding sequence ATGGGTTTCATACTTGATGACAGGGCACTACTCATAATCTCGGTTTTTCTTGGAATTTCTGGGTTTATTGGAATGATAATCTCCTCAGCATCACTCACACCCCCCATAGTTAGAGTGTCAGACATGGACAGGTCCATGATGGACAGGGAGATTACAGTTGAGGGTACAGTGGAGTCGGTTCATGAACTCAAATCTGGGACTTTGCTTTTAAAAATAAATGATGGGACAGGGACAGTAACGGCTGTTGCATTTAAATCAGTCTCGGAGGGTATGGAAATCAGCCCTGGAATCTTAAGGGGAATGAGGATCCAGGTAACAGGAAGGGTTAAGGAGTACCGTGGATCACTGGAGATGGTTGTTGAGAAACCATCTGCCATCAGGCCAAAATCATTTGGGAGTTAG
- a CDS encoding ferredoxin-thioredoxin reductase catalytic domain-containing protein, with translation MADELEALYREIRESAERSGYKINPDREFVMELLRGILTNRERYGYDSCPCRLASGNPEEDSDIVCPCDYRDEDLEEYGTCYCGLYVKDEDVNFTSIPERRNMEKIPGEKLGLKIPVLRCRVCGYLCARKEPPEPCPICGVSGKFDVFLE, from the coding sequence ATGGCTGATGAACTTGAAGCACTCTACAGAGAGATCAGAGAATCTGCAGAGAGATCTGGTTATAAAATCAACCCTGACAGGGAATTTGTCATGGAACTCCTGCGGGGGATCCTCACCAACCGTGAGAGGTATGGCTATGATTCCTGCCCATGCAGGCTAGCATCCGGCAATCCAGAGGAGGACAGTGACATAGTATGCCCCTGTGATTACAGGGACGAGGATCTTGAGGAGTATGGGACATGTTACTGCGGCCTTTACGTTAAGGATGAGGATGTTAATTTCACATCAATCCCTGAGAGAAGGAATATGGAAAAAATCCCTGGGGAAAAACTTGGCCTTAAGATCCCGGTACTTCGGTGTCGTGTATGTGGTTATCTCTGTGCAAGGAAAGAACCACCTGAACCATGCCCCATCTGTGGTGTCAGCGGAAAATTTGATGTTTTCCTTGAATAA
- a CDS encoding ATP-dependent DNA ligase — protein MLYIELAEVYRKLESTTKRLEKTDILAGLFSSVERDLLPVVTLLMLGRVFPVWSEEELGVGIKLLMRAISTVVGVSVDEIEDAMREEGDIGLASEKLFSKKTQTTFFSQPLTVEFVYDKLRSLTSVTGERAQARKIGILVEVLSQAKPLEARYITRTVLEELRVGVAEGIIRDAISRASGADPALVERAHMLTNDLGMVAAVAMEEGNPGLEKLNLEPGRPVKPMLAQLAESIESAIEELGRAFCETKYDGIRVQIHRREGGISIFTRRLENITAAVPDILEGVERALPDGDYIVEGEIIVTIEGKPASFQYILQRVRRKYDIERLMRKVPLSLFLFDVLYYERPLIDEPLRERRRVLESIISEVPGEIEASRMVDVCPDNVDEALWLFRESIKEGHEGIMIKDTESPYIPGIRGKKMLKFKAEPETLDLIVVGGTYGRGKRAHLIGSYLLAARDDDTGELLTVAHVATGLDDETLQELSERMENLAIERKGRKLRVRPEIILEVAYSEIVRSPEYESGYSLRFPVVKRIRDDLSPEDIDTVSRIESMFRA, from the coding sequence TTGCTCTATATTGAACTTGCAGAGGTCTACAGGAAACTGGAATCAACAACAAAGCGCCTCGAAAAGACAGATATCCTCGCAGGGCTCTTCAGCAGCGTTGAAAGGGACCTTTTACCGGTGGTGACCCTCCTCATGCTTGGGAGGGTTTTTCCGGTCTGGAGTGAGGAGGAACTCGGGGTTGGCATAAAACTTCTCATGAGGGCGATATCAACCGTCGTGGGGGTTTCGGTTGATGAAATAGAGGATGCAATGAGGGAGGAGGGAGACATAGGGCTTGCCAGCGAGAAACTCTTCTCGAAGAAAACCCAGACAACCTTCTTTTCGCAACCACTCACGGTTGAATTTGTTTATGATAAACTACGCTCACTGACATCTGTAACAGGTGAAAGGGCCCAGGCAAGGAAGATAGGAATACTTGTTGAGGTCCTATCCCAGGCAAAGCCACTTGAGGCACGTTACATCACCAGGACGGTTCTTGAAGAACTCAGGGTGGGGGTTGCAGAGGGAATTATACGGGATGCCATCTCCAGGGCCTCTGGAGCCGACCCTGCGCTTGTTGAGAGGGCACACATGCTCACCAATGACCTGGGCATGGTGGCTGCCGTTGCAATGGAGGAAGGTAATCCGGGCCTTGAGAAGCTGAACCTTGAACCTGGAAGGCCAGTAAAGCCCATGCTCGCACAGCTTGCTGAAAGCATAGAATCTGCGATAGAGGAGCTTGGAAGGGCGTTCTGTGAGACAAAGTATGATGGGATAAGGGTCCAGATACACAGAAGGGAGGGCGGGATATCCATTTTCACGCGCAGACTTGAAAACATAACCGCGGCGGTCCCTGACATCCTTGAGGGCGTTGAAAGGGCACTCCCGGATGGGGACTACATAGTTGAGGGCGAGATCATCGTCACAATTGAGGGCAAACCCGCTTCCTTCCAGTACATACTCCAGAGGGTCAGGAGAAAGTATGATATAGAACGATTGATGAGGAAGGTTCCCCTCTCCCTCTTCCTCTTCGACGTCCTATATTATGAAAGACCCCTTATTGACGAACCACTTAGGGAGAGGAGAAGGGTTCTTGAATCAATAATCTCTGAGGTTCCAGGGGAGATTGAGGCGAGCCGGATGGTTGATGTATGCCCAGATAACGTTGATGAAGCCCTGTGGCTCTTCAGGGAATCGATAAAGGAGGGTCATGAGGGTATAATGATAAAGGACACAGAGTCACCATATATACCAGGTATAAGGGGCAAAAAGATGCTTAAATTCAAGGCAGAACCAGAAACACTGGACCTCATCGTTGTTGGAGGTACCTATGGTCGTGGGAAAAGGGCCCACCTCATTGGTTCATACCTTCTGGCTGCAAGGGATGATGATACAGGGGAGCTTTTGACGGTGGCTCATGTTGCAACGGGCCTGGATGATGAAACCCTTCAGGAACTCTCAGAGAGGATGGAGAATCTTGCCATTGAGAGGAAGGGGAGGAAACTGAGGGTCAGACCGGAGATAATACTTGAGGTGGCCTACAGTGAAATAGTACGCAGCCCTGAGTATGAGAGCGGTTACTCTCTTCGCTTCCCTGTTGTAAAACGCATAAGGGATGATCTGAGCCCTGAGGACATTGATACAGTCTCCCGTATAGAGTCGATGTTCAGGGCCTGA
- a CDS encoding carbonic anhydrase, protein MVIKDILSENRKFVNENGPLLSAKPARGLCIITCMDSRLTGFLEEALGIGRGDAKIIRNAGNIVDDGAVRSAAVAIYALGVREILIVGHTDCGMARLDRDRIVSEMRKLGVDEGVIENFSLSTLNPIADEEENVIEGIRKLRSSPLIPESVKVHGLIIDIATGELRPLHIDEE, encoded by the coding sequence ATGGTTATTAAGGATATCCTCTCTGAAAACAGAAAATTTGTCAATGAGAACGGACCCCTTCTGAGTGCAAAACCAGCTAGGGGTCTCTGCATCATAACCTGCATGGACTCAAGGCTCACAGGATTTCTTGAAGAGGCCCTGGGGATAGGTAGGGGTGATGCAAAGATAATAAGGAATGCTGGCAATATTGTGGATGATGGTGCTGTGAGGTCAGCTGCAGTGGCCATATATGCCCTTGGTGTGCGGGAGATACTGATAGTGGGGCACACGGACTGCGGAATGGCACGCCTTGATAGGGACCGCATAGTATCAGAGATGAGGAAACTTGGCGTTGATGAGGGTGTCATTGAAAATTTCAGCCTCAGCACACTGAACCCCATAGCCGATGAGGAGGAAAACGTGATTGAGGGTATCAGAAAGCTGCGGTCATCACCACTTATACCTGAATCAGTAAAGGTCCATGGCCTTATAATTGACATAGCCACAGGTGAACTTAGACCATTACACATCGATGAGGAGTGA
- a CDS encoding glutaredoxin family protein, translated as MKFEHVNGTEKAKIRLFALSTCGWCKKTRELLEELGVAYDYVYVDLLQGDERENALRELRKWNPSLSFPTLVIDDGDVIVGFDALSIKSALR; from the coding sequence ATGAAATTTGAACATGTTAACGGCACCGAAAAGGCAAAGATCCGGCTTTTTGCCCTGAGCACATGTGGCTGGTGCAAAAAAACCCGTGAACTGCTGGAGGAACTCGGGGTGGCCTATGATTACGTATACGTCGACCTCCTCCAGGGCGATGAACGCGAAAATGCCCTCAGGGAACTTCGGAAGTGGAACCCATCCCTCTCATTCCCCACACTTGTGATAGACGATGGGGATGTTATTGTGGGATTTGATGCACTCTCAATAAAATCGGCCCTCAGGTAG